A part of Liolophura sinensis isolate JHLJ2023 chromosome 1, CUHK_Ljap_v2, whole genome shotgun sequence genomic DNA contains:
- the LOC135472393 gene encoding 26S proteasome non-ATPase regulatory subunit 13-like has translation MPRDVASYLAEQQRKSSGETASEWANIEELYNKRLWHQITLKLLTFVKDPIFSKGDGLLQLYENFIADFEHRINALALVEIIIVVVRQITDPKQAVEFLEKIQEKVKANDEAKILCLTTIANIRLRQKELESTKALAEEARTILDGLDGVTSVHGRFYELSSNYHKMMGNHAEYYKDALRYLGCTKLEDIPAEEQEERAFSLGLAALLGNGVYNFGELLSHPILECLKSTNKAWLVDVLYAFNSGNIAKFEELRKQWSSQPDLAANESSMKEKISLLCLMEMTFKRPATNRQLTFKEIASEAKIPLKEVEMLVMRALSLGLLKGSIDEVDQKVHMTWVQPRVLDLEQIGIMQKRLMQWCEDVKQMERLVEVKAHDILT, from the exons atTATGGCATCAGATTACTTTGAAGTTACTGACTTTTGTCAAGGATCCAATTTTCTCAAAGGGCGATGGACTTTTGCAG ctttatgaaaattttattgCTGACTTTGAACACAG AATCAATGCCTTGGCTCTTGTTGAGATTATCATAGTGGTGGTCAGACAGATAACAG ATCCCAAGCAGGCTGTGGAATTTTTAGAAAAGATCCAAGAAAAG gTGAAGGCGAATGATGAGGCCAAAATACTATGCCTGACGACTATTGCCAATATCAGACTACGACAGAAAGAGCTGGAAAGCACCAAg GCATTGGCTGAAGAGGCCAGGACAATTCTGGATGGTCTTGATGGGGTCACCTCAGTACATGGAAGGTTTTATGAGCTGTCCAGTAACTACCACAAGATGATGGGCAACCATGCCGAGTACTACAAAGATGCCCTGAGATATCTGGGCTGTACAAAGCTAGAAGATATCCCTG CTGAAGAACAAGAGGAAAGAGCATTCAGTTTAGGACTTGCAGCTTTGTTAGGAAATGGAGTGTACAATTTTGGAGAATTG ttaAGCCACCCTATCTTGGAATGTCTCAAATCAACCAACAAAGCCTGGTTGGTGGATGTGCTGTATGCTTTCAACTCTGGCAATATAGCCAAGTTTGAGGAGCTGAGAAAGCAGTGGTCTTCACAG cctgaTCTTGCAGCCAATGAGTCTAGCATGAAGGAGAAGATTTCTCTGCTTTGTCTGATGGAG ATGACCTTTAAAAGACCTGCAACAAACAGACAGCTAACATTTAAAGAAATAGCCAGTGAGGCCAAAATACCATTGAAAGAG GTGGAGATGCTGGTGATGAGGGCTCTTAGCCTTGGCTTGCTGAAAGGTTCCATAGATGAAGTGGATCAGAAAGTGCATATGACGTGGGTTCAGCCAAGGGTGCTGGATCTTGAACAG ATCGGGATAATGCAGAAACGCTTGATGCAGTGGTGTGAGGACGTGAAGCAGATGGAACGTCTGGTGGAAGTCAAGGCTCATGATATCTTGACATAA